One Paenisporosarcina sp. FSL H8-0542 genomic region harbors:
- a CDS encoding response regulator transcription factor: MNRLTIMVIDDEETMRSLIKTFLKREGYSISEASNGMDAFTKISKKAPDLILVDIMMPYMDGFTFAMELKKKFDIPLIFLSAKGEEWDKVHGLKLGGDDYIVKPFHGEELLARIESVLRRSTYATQNNNSLKIGPLVLDSLGFKAYVNDRELSLTLKEFDLLFMLAKNSGKVFKREQLLQAIWGEDYQGTGRTVDTHIKTLRLKLTEDAKLIQTIWSVGYKFEVSD, translated from the coding sequence GTGAATAGACTAACTATCATGGTAATTGATGATGAAGAAACAATGAGATCCTTGATTAAGACGTTCCTTAAAAGAGAAGGTTATAGTATTTCAGAGGCATCTAACGGGATGGATGCCTTTACTAAAATATCAAAAAAAGCACCTGACCTTATTCTGGTGGACATAATGATGCCGTATATGGACGGCTTCACGTTTGCGATGGAGTTGAAGAAAAAATTCGATATTCCTCTAATCTTCTTGTCTGCTAAAGGGGAGGAATGGGACAAAGTTCACGGTCTGAAACTTGGAGGTGATGACTACATCGTCAAACCCTTCCATGGAGAAGAACTGTTGGCTCGTATTGAATCCGTATTAAGAAGATCAACATATGCTACTCAAAACAACAATTCATTAAAGATTGGGCCGCTGGTTCTTGATTCTTTGGGATTTAAGGCATATGTCAACGATCGAGAGCTCTCATTGACACTAAAAGAATTTGATTTGTTATTCATGCTTGCTAAAAACAGTGGGAAAGTCTTTAAAAGAGAACAGCTATTACAAGCTATTTGGGGAGAAGACTATCAGGGGACCGGCAGGACGGTAGATACACACATTAAAACTTTGCGATTGAAGTTAACGGAAGATGCTAAACTCATACAGACCATTTGGAGTGTAGGTTATAAGTTTGAGGTAAGTGATTGA
- a CDS encoding zinc-ribbon domain-containing protein produces MSNKIPTNNLSITHPHLAKEWNIEKNDTLKPEHVTPGSGKKVWWICSKKHEWNTYVYSRTGNKSGCPTCAKEKFVEGKKNYRPPFEKTIAFLNPKLAGEWDFEKNGERGPDTYTEGSNKKVCWKCAEGHEWEAVIATRKKTNCPYCSGQRVTREKSFGSLHPHLLKEWHPEKNNEKTAFDFMPNTHKKAWFLCEHGHEWEAYIANRTKGKGCPYCSGHKPTNETSLLATNPKLCEEWNSEKNGDKIPNDFKPFSNEKVWWRCSKGHEWSAAIYSRQDGRGCPDCSRNSQTSFPEQAIFYYIKKLFPETENRKKLEFLANNAEADIFIDSLNLAIEYDGYHHMNELERDERKNVLMKENNIQLIRVRQFVGDRKLPNIENSDSFVIEHDYNHKKGLDKCIGEILAYLIEKYSLDVASVDVDSNRDRGEILKQMNENERNLEMLFPLVSEEWHPTKNSALMPNQVSPFSHLKVWWRCEKNDKHEWEATIANRANGRKCPYCLNRKINETNSLMALAPQMGKQWHPTKNGALNPNEIALNYGKKVWWLCERGHEWETTPNNRVNSSNNSRCPLCYKEERKSSV; encoded by the coding sequence ATGTCTAATAAAATACCAACAAATAACCTATCAATTACCCATCCCCATCTAGCAAAAGAATGGAACATAGAAAAGAACGATACTTTAAAACCTGAACATGTAACTCCTGGTTCAGGTAAGAAGGTTTGGTGGATTTGTTCAAAAAAACATGAATGGAATACATATGTTTATTCTAGAACGGGAAATAAATCTGGCTGTCCAACTTGTGCGAAAGAAAAGTTTGTGGAAGGTAAAAAAAATTATAGGCCACCATTTGAAAAAACGATTGCTTTTTTAAACCCAAAGCTTGCAGGCGAATGGGATTTTGAAAAAAATGGGGAACGAGGTCCTGATACCTATACAGAGGGGTCGAATAAAAAAGTTTGTTGGAAGTGTGCTGAGGGACACGAATGGGAAGCGGTCATAGCTACTAGAAAGAAAACGAACTGTCCTTACTGTTCTGGCCAAAGAGTAACGAGGGAGAAGTCTTTTGGATCCTTACACCCTCATCTTTTAAAGGAATGGCACCCTGAAAAGAACAACGAAAAAACAGCTTTTGATTTCATGCCTAATACCCATAAAAAAGCATGGTTTCTTTGTGAACACGGCCATGAATGGGAGGCCTATATTGCTAATCGTACAAAAGGAAAAGGCTGTCCTTATTGTTCGGGCCATAAGCCCACTAATGAAACCTCTCTTCTGGCCACAAATCCTAAGCTTTGTGAAGAATGGAATAGTGAAAAGAATGGAGATAAAATTCCCAATGACTTCAAGCCATTCTCGAACGAAAAAGTATGGTGGCGTTGTTCAAAAGGTCATGAATGGTCGGCAGCTATCTATAGTCGACAGGATGGAAGGGGTTGTCCAGATTGTTCAAGAAATTCCCAAACCTCCTTTCCTGAACAGGCAATCTTCTACTATATAAAGAAACTGTTTCCAGAAACAGAAAACCGGAAAAAATTAGAGTTTCTGGCTAATAACGCGGAAGCCGACATTTTTATTGATTCACTGAATCTCGCAATCGAATATGATGGCTACCATCATATGAATGAATTAGAGAGAGATGAGCGAAAAAATGTCTTGATGAAGGAAAATAACATTCAACTCATTAGGGTTCGCCAGTTTGTGGGTGACAGGAAATTGCCGAACATCGAGAACAGTGATTCCTTCGTAATCGAACATGATTACAACCATAAAAAAGGGTTAGACAAATGCATAGGAGAAATCCTTGCCTACCTTATTGAAAAATATTCCTTGGACGTAGCTAGTGTGGATGTCGACTCGAACAGAGATCGAGGAGAAATTCTTAAACAAATGAATGAAAATGAACGAAATCTCGAAATGCTATTTCCCCTAGTATCCGAAGAATGGCATCCAACTAAGAATAGTGCCCTTATGCCAAACCAAGTATCTCCATTTTCGCATCTGAAGGTTTGGTGGAGGTGCGAAAAAAATGACAAACATGAATGGGAAGCAACGATTGCGAATCGTGCTAATGGAAGAAAATGTCCTTACTGTTTAAACAGGAAAATAAATGAAACTAATTCTCTTATGGCTTTAGCACCTCAAATGGGTAAACAGTGGCATCCCACAAAGAATGGAGCTTTAAATCCGAATGAAATAGCCTTGAACTATGGAAAAAAGGTCTGGTGGCTATGTGAAAGGGGACATGAGTGGGAAACGACCCCTAATAACCGTGTAAACAGCAGTAACAATAGCAGATGTCCTCTTTGTTATAAGGAGGAAAGAAAATCATCAGTGTAA
- a CDS encoding topology modulation protein — protein sequence MKKIMVIGISAGAGKSTFARRLGEAWNLPVFHLDTLFWKPNWVEASLEEFSKAQQEIVTQDQWIVEGNYSNTFDIRAAHADTIIYLELPLHVCLYRVVKRSLMNLGKTRQDLGEGCKDKLEWAFIKFILTTYYPRKRNMDERLQSFQAIGPTKKVITLKSKKEIQSYLDNVCSYVHP from the coding sequence ATGAAAAAAATTATGGTAATTGGTATTTCAGCAGGAGCAGGGAAGTCAACATTTGCCCGCAGATTAGGGGAAGCCTGGAACCTCCCCGTTTTTCATTTAGATACGCTATTTTGGAAGCCTAACTGGGTGGAAGCGTCTTTAGAGGAATTTTCAAAAGCCCAACAGGAAATCGTTACTCAAGATCAATGGATTGTGGAAGGGAATTACAGCAATACATTTGATATTCGTGCAGCACATGCCGATACCATTATCTATTTGGAACTTCCACTTCACGTGTGTCTCTACCGGGTCGTGAAGCGTTCTCTGATGAACCTGGGGAAAACCCGGCAGGATTTGGGGGAGGGGTGTAAGGACAAACTCGAATGGGCATTCATTAAGTTTATCCTCACGACTTACTATCCCCGAAAGCGAAATATGGACGAGCGTCTTCAAAGCTTCCAAGCAATAGGTCCGACCAAGAAAGTAATTACATTGAAGAGTAAAAAAGAAATTCAATCGTATTTGGATAATGTATGTAGCTACGTGCATCCGTAA
- a CDS encoding helix-turn-helix transcriptional regulator: MENRVKELRLEFGITQQELSDKVSVSSRTIISLEKQKYNPSVLLAYKIASVFNLSIEETFIFDEDDK, encoded by the coding sequence ATGGAAAATAGAGTAAAAGAATTGCGATTAGAATTTGGAATAACGCAACAAGAATTATCTGATAAAGTAAGTGTATCTTCTAGAACAATCATCTCATTAGAAAAACAAAAGTATAATCCATCTGTGCTACTTGCGTATAAAATAGCTTCAGTTTTTAATTTATCAATTGAAGAAACTTTTATTTTCGATGAGGATGACAAATAA
- a CDS encoding dienelactone hydrolase family protein — translation MIKIQNKSDTLIIVIHEIYGINQHMKSFCEIISEDCFDVICPNLLKRETPFDYSQEEVAYRNFMENIGFADASNKIRDILSEAKNNYKKIFIIGFSVGATVSWLCSEEECVDGIVGYYGSRIRNYEEISPRCPTMLFFPHEEPSFNVDELISILDKKNIEVHKYSGQHGFSDPYSPKYNLESTEKAFIEMVSFLKANKSN, via the coding sequence ATGATTAAAATCCAAAATAAGTCTGATACTCTAATCATTGTGATACACGAAATTTATGGTATCAACCAACATATGAAGAGTTTTTGTGAAATTATATCCGAAGATTGTTTTGATGTCATTTGCCCAAATTTATTAAAACGAGAAACACCTTTTGATTATTCTCAGGAGGAAGTTGCTTATCGTAATTTTATGGAGAACATAGGTTTCGCTGACGCTTCAAATAAAATAAGAGATATATTATCAGAAGCTAAAAACAACTATAAAAAAATATTTATCATTGGATTTAGCGTAGGGGCAACTGTTTCCTGGTTGTGTAGTGAAGAAGAGTGTGTCGATGGAATAGTTGGATACTATGGTTCGCGTATTAGGAATTATGAGGAAATATCTCCTCGATGTCCTACTATGCTTTTCTTTCCGCATGAAGAACCATCATTTAATGTAGATGAGTTAATATCAATTTTAGATAAAAAGAATATCGAGGTACATAAATATTCCGGACAACACGGATTTAGTGATCCTTACTCTCCAAAATATAATTTAGAATCCACAGAAAAAGCATTTATTGAAATGGTGAGTTTTTTAAAAGCAAATAAATCTAACTGA
- a CDS encoding DUF1835 domain-containing protein: MKKIEELQRTLMTGGNKKIDKIQAQTVHILFGESPAGCLRAAFRNTPYEKTEEIIVLPNILSVGPVKNIHTKEGMQARFHWFKERYRDEGNERDVTMLGMIDSVDRIKAIPQVQDIVIWTCNNAHEQTGLRIVLALLKGKLNTIFVINTYTAFHKLYDLHPYEEDYPRTTGELPSEKLSFFYEQYKQHPLKDIRRTSLCEEGKNLLNNDQSLLRTWADHQLWHNYVLTRDDDLIITCAKRLNEELEYPDFIKAARVIGEVLCQMEQYTGAAWLEYRLRCLIELEIFEYEGNLKAMRYYGVKLKEEFSA, from the coding sequence TTGAAGAAGATAGAAGAATTGCAGAGAACGTTAATGACGGGTGGAAATAAGAAAATAGATAAGATTCAAGCACAAACGGTACATATTTTATTTGGTGAATCACCAGCTGGGTGCTTACGTGCTGCGTTTCGAAATACACCTTATGAAAAGACTGAGGAAATCATTGTATTACCAAATATTTTATCTGTTGGTCCTGTGAAAAATATACATACAAAAGAAGGAATGCAGGCACGTTTTCATTGGTTTAAAGAGCGTTACCGGGATGAGGGCAATGAGCGTGATGTTACTATGCTAGGAATGATTGATTCAGTGGATAGAATCAAAGCCATTCCACAAGTTCAGGATATTGTTATTTGGACTTGTAATAATGCACACGAACAAACAGGCCTACGGATAGTCCTTGCACTGCTTAAAGGAAAGTTGAACACAATCTTTGTGATAAATACTTATACGGCTTTTCATAAATTGTATGATTTGCATCCATATGAAGAAGATTACCCGAGAACAACTGGCGAACTTCCGAGTGAGAAATTATCCTTTTTTTATGAGCAATATAAGCAACATCCCCTAAAAGACATTCGACGAACAAGTTTATGCGAAGAAGGCAAGAACCTTCTTAATAATGACCAATCTTTACTTCGCACATGGGCAGACCACCAATTATGGCATAATTATGTGCTAACCAGAGATGATGACTTAATCATTACTTGTGCAAAAAGACTAAATGAAGAACTTGAATATCCTGATTTTATAAAGGCTGCGCGTGTTATTGGCGAAGTTTTATGTCAGATGGAGCAATATACAGGAGCAGCATGGCTCGAATACCGCTTGCGTTGTTTAATCGAACTAGAAATATTTGAATACGAAGGAAATTTGAAAGCAATGCGGTATTACGGAGTAAAGTTAAAAGAGGAATTTTCAGCATAA
- a CDS encoding copper chaperone Copz family protein: MTDCCASKEQITESNDTEFCPSCNTKGKKLKIITLKSMLKPSVLDSLNPSLTHYFCSTKDCDVVYFDTEKKLYLKSEVKVSVHQKDDSPTVPVCYCFSWTKEKIKKYEEQELSPKPLEHIRVNVKADRCGCEVNNPQGSCCIGNVTKYIKSL, encoded by the coding sequence ATGACTGATTGTTGTGCTTCAAAAGAACAAATTACTGAAAGTAATGATACTGAGTTTTGTCCATCTTGTAATACCAAAGGGAAAAAGTTGAAAATTATTACGTTGAAATCAATGCTTAAACCATCAGTTTTAGATTCTTTGAATCCGAGTTTGACTCATTACTTTTGTTCAACGAAAGATTGTGATGTTGTCTATTTTGATACAGAGAAAAAATTGTACCTTAAGTCAGAAGTAAAGGTATCTGTGCATCAAAAAGATGATTCTCCCACAGTACCAGTTTGCTATTGCTTTAGTTGGACAAAAGAGAAAATTAAGAAATATGAAGAACAAGAACTTTCTCCTAAACCTTTAGAACACATTCGAGTAAATGTAAAAGCGGACAGATGCGGGTGTGAGGTAAATAATCCTCAAGGAAGTTGCTGTATAGGGAATGTTACGAAATATATAAAAAGTCTTTAA
- a CDS encoding helix-turn-helix transcriptional regulator has translation MLEGKIIKFYREQQEMKQKDLGEGISSSTHISKIERGLTEVSDETILLLSQRLGIDMEREVLNYRRVESLLKEWHDAIVKELQTKADSIKRQLDGINLLYIQDFYRSYTLVLTRYYLSISEFTSAQALIEEMDVWTGLSNYEENMLLHIKGIFHLTVKYDYVSAISFLGQISLEQYSNQEYYYDLAVAYSSLNSRVLAFFNANKALAFFTKIRSFSRIIKAEMLMLIQLEQSKDYRFLSSEYHRLIDMTGDYGLDHQKAMLHHNLGYLNLMHGYFKQAAEYYKKSMDARKSSEPKYVASLEGYINALTKEGKTPKEKLLKLVEEGLVLCRNFSAATFHHLFTMHYHSILGEDDQYYHYLENKAFPHFDKMGYVMAKEFYAVKLFDYYMSNNDMVNANRYAGAIVEKFRRNNQFV, from the coding sequence ATGCTGGAAGGAAAGATAATCAAATTCTATCGCGAACAACAAGAAATGAAGCAAAAGGACCTAGGGGAAGGAATTTCCTCCAGTACTCATATCAGTAAAATAGAACGGGGGCTTACAGAAGTATCGGATGAAACTATTCTATTATTATCTCAAAGACTAGGAATTGATATGGAAAGGGAAGTGTTAAATTACAGGAGGGTGGAATCCTTATTAAAGGAGTGGCATGATGCCATTGTGAAGGAACTGCAGACAAAGGCGGATAGTATAAAAAGGCAGCTTGATGGAATTAACCTTTTATATATTCAGGATTTTTATCGATCCTACACCCTTGTGCTCACCAGATACTACTTGTCTATTAGTGAGTTTACATCAGCGCAGGCTCTAATAGAGGAGATGGATGTTTGGACAGGTTTATCTAATTATGAGGAAAATATGTTGTTGCACATAAAGGGGATTTTCCATCTGACCGTGAAGTATGACTATGTCAGTGCCATCTCTTTTCTAGGTCAAATCAGTCTGGAGCAATACTCCAATCAGGAATATTATTACGACTTGGCTGTTGCCTATAGTTCGCTCAATTCTCGCGTCCTAGCTTTTTTCAATGCGAATAAGGCACTGGCCTTCTTCACCAAAATTCGCAGCTTCTCCCGTATCATTAAAGCTGAAATGCTGATGCTCATCCAGCTCGAGCAATCGAAGGATTACCGTTTTCTAAGCAGTGAATATCATAGATTGATAGATATGACAGGGGATTATGGGCTCGATCATCAAAAAGCGATGCTGCATCATAACCTCGGCTATCTGAATTTGATGCACGGCTATTTCAAGCAGGCTGCTGAATATTACAAAAAGTCGATGGATGCACGCAAATCCTCGGAGCCCAAGTATGTCGCCTCGCTGGAGGGGTACATAAACGCTTTGACGAAAGAAGGGAAGACGCCAAAGGAAAAGCTTCTAAAGCTTGTAGAAGAGGGACTCGTGTTATGCAGGAATTTTTCGGCCGCCACCTTTCATCATCTCTTTACGATGCATTATCACTCCATTCTAGGTGAGGATGACCAGTATTATCACTATCTGGAGAACAAGGCATTTCCCCACTTTGACAAAATGGGCTATGTAATGGCGAAAGAGTTTTATGCGGTAAAATTATTTGACTACTACATGTCCAACAATGATATGGTCAATGCTAATCGTTATGCTGGAGCAATTGTGGAGAAGTTCAGAAGAAATAATCAGTTTGTTTGA